CAGCGTGGGTGCGGCGACAGGGGTGAGTTTCTCTGCCGCGAGGGATGAGCTCGCCGAGAAAAGACTGGCGAGGAGCAGAGGCCACCGGGGCCACGGCTTGGACATGGATTTGACTCCACACAGCATTCAGGGGAACTCCCGCCGTCAGCACCCGAGGGGGCGTGCTGCCACCGGAAGGATCACGCTCATGGAGCAGGGGCCGGACAGCCCCAGACCTTTGCCCTGGTGCTTTCCACCATCAGCGCAATTATCAACCATCATACAGTTTCCAAACCCCAAGGAAATAGGGGGTGACCCCAAAGGCCACGGACCGGCCACAGGACGCACACGAAGTGCGGTGGCTCCACACTGGGTCCTGGGTATTTGGCGCGGCGCGGCGGCCTTATCCAGGAGGGTTTGGAATACAATCAATCAAAGACAATCCACCCAGACACGAACAGCCGGAGAGTCAGGGGCCTGGGCGTGGGGGTGGCTGAGTTCGCGCTGGTGGACGCTGCCGGAGCCCAGCGTCGGACAGGGTCCATGCGCGGTGGTGGCCAACGCCCGAGCCAGGCGCTACCTCGGAGCCATGGAGTCCGTCGCTAGACTTCTTCAAACTCCGTCCCTGTGGCCTCCATGCGTTCCAGGGCTTCTTTGACATCGTCCCGGACAATCAGCGCGATAGCCCAGCCCCGGGGGCGGAAGATTTTGGCGCCACCCACCTGCGCCGGGTCGATCCGCATCCCTCGCACGTCCCGGTACCTCCCCAGCTTCTCGGGCCGCCCATCTTCAGGGGTCCATTTCCGGACGTGCCTTGATGCTCGTTCGTCAATGCACTGAATGAGTTGGGTCGCCACGAGAATGAAGAACGGCTCAGGGTGGCCCTGTATCTCCACGGGCAGGGTCTGCACTTCCTCGGGAGCCAGCTCCGTGAGCGCGGAAGCCACTCGGGCGTGGACCACCGGGGCCGCGAACGCCGCTTGTGAGAAGTCGAGCGCCCTGCCGGGTACATCCACGGGAAGCTTCAAGCGTCCCAGGTCTGGAAGTTCGGCGACTGCAGCGGGGCCGTTCAGACCTCTTCGAACTTCCCCCCCAAGGTGCCGCTTGCCTCCAGGGCATCCTTGATCTCGCCATCGACGATGATGGGAATACTATACCCCCAAAGCCTGAACACCCGGGCACTTCCAACCTTTGATTTATCGATCCGAAGCCCCATGACAGATCGATACTGACCTGCCTTCTCGGGCATCACATCGTCAACGGTAAAATACTGCACCGACCTACAGGCAGCATCATCAACACAGCGTATCTCGCGCTGCACATTGAGCAAATGAAACGGCCTGGCTTCGCCTACCACCTCAACGGGAAAGAGCTGCACGTCGTCGGAGGCCATCTCACGAAACACTGACGCAGCCCGCGTACCGACAATGGGCGTGAGCCCCACTCCGGCAAAATCAACATCCAAAGGCGCACCGGAGCGATACACTGGAACACACAGCTTCTCGCGAAGCTCGATAGGCCGCCCTCGCCTAAACTGCCAAATATCGTCGATCTCGTTTCCCTGAGTATCTGTAGGGTCGCCTAGATACCATCGTCCTTTCACATAAACATCAATCGTCAAGCTGAAAAAGCGACGTTCCATGATTTACTCCCGAGCCGCCCCTGCAATGAGCTTCCGCAGATCCGACCCCTCACTTACGAGGTCCCTCGCGATCTTGGCAAGTTCCGCAACCAGGGCAATCCTGCACTGCGCGACTCCTTTGCAGTCCTGCGTTGCCAGATTGACTCGGTTGAATACCTCCTGATGGTACTCGCGAGGGTGCGGCCCCCGGTGCCCCCGAATTCGGACCTGATTGGTTGGATCATCGAGCTTCATGTCGGCCCTCTTGAACACCCTTTCAAACAGCGGTGTCCACGGCCCTCCCGAAGCGGTCGAAACCTCGTTCTTGTCGGTGCAAATGTGATGAACGTCGCCATCGGGATCGCCCTGAATACCTCCCCCAGTGCCGACGGCAGGGCGAGCCCCCACGCCAGCACCGGGGCCCATAGCGACCGCGGCAACAGCAGTCGGAGCAAGCGAAATGTTGAGGACCCCAGCAGACGAGACCGAGATCGCCTGGACCCCTCCCGATAGTGCGCCGGCAAGTACGAAGCCCCCTTCTGCCTCTGCCCTGACCGCCGCCTGAGCGAAGCCCGGCATTCTCGGCCCCTGAGCCGCCATCGCGTTCTTACCGCCGAGCGCCGACAGGGCGACGATCACGAGCACGCGAGCGCCGTTGTCTCCAAGGATCTTTCCGAAGCGATGCCCCGCGCGCTCCAGCTCCGAAACGTTCGCGGCGTCCCTCGATTCGTCCATGAGGCGCAGGAACCCCCGCCCGAGATTCCACACCGGACCTGTACCGAGATAGGCAATCAGCGATGCAGTTAGCGCAACTGCAATGACCTTCGTAATCGGCTCAGGCGCGACGAGCATCACAAGCGCTGTCCCGATCATCGTCGTCACCATGGCCCGTAAAGCAGCCCCGTTCACCATGTCTCGGATGGCATCCTCGACGCCTTCCCAGACTGTATCGAGCGCGAAGTAGAGCGCCATCATACGGCGTTCCATCGGCCCGAACGTAAGCCCACCCGCCAACATCCCCATGCAGCCGTTGGGGTCGTCCTGTCGCTGGCAGATTCGCTCGTAGGCCGACGGGACGGCTCGCCCCTGAGCACCGTCAACGACTCCGCCATTCGACGCGAGCAGGGAGCGACGGTCATCCCACTCAACTTCCTTGAACGCGACATCTAATTTCATGTCGAGAACAAGCTGCGTGACAGCTTGCTTGAAGGCATCCCGCCCTATCTCGACAGGGTCGGACTCAAGGGGCGTGTAGCTAATTGTCTTGCCGTATCCCGTGTTGAGGTTGACGACCCGAGTCGTAGCGCATCCGGCCGTCAGCAGCATCAGCACGGCTATTACGAAAGCTCTCATGTGGCCCCCAGGTTCAGCCGCCAGCATCAGCAGCGATCCGCCACATACCAATCGGATCTGACAACCCCAAAAGCTCGCTAGAATTCGTGGCTATCGGCAGACATTTCCACCCCAGACGAACGCCCCATTGACAAACGGTATGCTGTAGGCAGCGACATGCCTTGTCGGCAGAAGGTACGCGCCGAGCAGCTCGTTTCCCAGCCATCCGGACGGCCCTTCATCCAGTCCGGGTCCAGGGGGCTGCCCCGCCGACCGCGATCGCCCGACAGTTACCCTCGAGGCCCGCCCTAACGTGCATGCCAGGCCGGAGGGCGTGATCGGCGGCGACGGTTAGGCCCGGGGTTACCCACTCCTCGGCGACCTTCGCGGTGTCACGCTGTCGGGTTAGTAGGTGATCGAGCTGAACGCCTTCGGCTGGCGCAACCGGAAGTCGCCCTTTACGATCGCGCGGATGGTCGTCTCGTCGTGCTCGGCGCGGGTGTCGTGCTCGGAGAGGATCAGGTCCTCGTCGAGCCCGTAGAGGAATTGACGCCAGTCGCACGAGAACGTGATCCGCGACACGGGTACGCGCGTGGTCATCACGAACGGGAAGCCACGAATCGTCCCCTTGTCGAGCATCTCCCCTCGGAAGAGGAAGAGGCCAGACTCCTGGAGCTGCATCAGCGCGGTTGCCCGCCTCGGGTGGATGACCCACGCCGCAGCCCCCATGCGGACGTGAGCGGGCAGCGGCAGCTCTACCGCCTTGTCGATGTCCGCGAGGTAGGCCGACGCGGTCGTGCCCGTGCTCGCGAACACCAGCGCGGCGTCGAGCTGAGCGAAGAGCCCCTTCGGCGCGGCGCCTGTACCGTCATTGTTGAAGCCCGCGTCGTCGAGACCATCGGCCACGGTGGAACGGATGTCCTCGCCCACGCCCGCGTCTCCCACGCCCGGCGTGCGCAGCAGGTTGTTGCTGATGTCCGTCAGCACCATGCCCTTGTGCTCCTTGAGCACGATCTTTCCGTACTTCGGCGCGCTCCTCGGGACGGTCACCCCCTCGCCAACCCACTTGAAGACCGAAGTCCCCGTCTGCGTACCCATGTGCAGCTCGCCGCGAAAGGCCTGGGTACGCACGCCGAGCTTGAGCAGGGCCGCGTCGGGCCGCAGGAACTCGATCACTTGGCCGCTCTGCTGGATGGGCACCAGCACGCCCGCCGAGTCGAACTTGCTGAGCTGAACTGGGCTTGGCCCGGCTCCGTGGACAGCGTGGTTATGCTGCCTGAGCTACCGGTGCGGCACAGGAGACGGCATCCGGAACGGTGGCCGGCAGGGTACGTACTTCCCCTCATAACCTTTCGCGCTACATCCACGCGCCCGGTTGTAACCGAATGGGTTTCAATCCAAGCCATTCTCAGATGCACGCTCCACTCAGACCCATCACAGGCCCTGTTCTTGCTCTGCCTTTGGTTGCGCGGTTCTCTTCCCGATGGCGCTCTTCCGGGCCTGTTATTTCCCAGCCCTACCGTTCCGGCCGCGTCCACTGCATCCCTTCAAAGACAGAGGAACGCATGAACCACCCCCTCCACCGGTCCCTCCTGGGGTCCGTCCTGAAGCTGTCCACGGTGCTCGCGCTCGCCTGGAGCGGCGCGGCTGGCGCGCAGACGTATACGCAAGGCGTCACGGACAACTTCACCCTGCCCACGGAGCCTGTGTCGCCCAGCCCGGGCCTGCAGACCTGGGTCGCCGCCAACTACTCCCTCCCCGGCATCCGCCAGTTTGATGAGCAGGGCGCGGACCGCTACTTCGCCACCACCTTCTCCAACCTCACCACCGGCGGCCGCATCTGCGGTGCCACGCTCCGCATGACGGTGCGCAGCGGCGGCAGCAACGACAGCATGGGGTTGTGGTTCGTGAACCCCGCCGGCGCCTTCGCCGCTCCGGGCTGGGGGGAGTCGCTCGCCAACCTGGGCATCCCCTGGCTCAGCACCGGCGTCGTGGCGCTCAACCTGGCCTCGCTGCCCGGCACCGGCACCAACCTGCTGCCCACGCTCAACGCTCAGGGCTACCTGGACGTCATCGTCCAGGATGACAGCGCGGTGGATTCCGCCACGCTGGTCATCACCCGCTGCCGCACGGACGTCTTCATCCGCGACATCCCGAGCGACGTGGGCGTGGAACCGGGCTCCTACGGCTCCACCCCCATCTGGATGAGCCCGGACATCCGCGTGTGCCAGAACGCCGGCTGCCCGGGCAACGAGAACCCGGAGTTCGGCCAGACGAACTTCGTCTACGTGAAGCTCAACAACGTGGGCACGCCGCCCTTCCCCACGCCGGCGCCCACGTCCGGCACGCTGAAGGTCTACTACACGGCCTCCGGAGGCGCGGCCGTCTGGTCCACCAGCTGGACCCTCATCAACACCGTCACAGTCAGCATCCCGGTGGGAATCACGGAGGTGCAGGTGCCGTGGACCTCTGTCCCCGCCCCGGGCCACTACTGCCTGCTGGCGGTCTGGGAGGGGCCCACCGATCCCATCAGCTTCCCGCTGCTCCCCGGCTCCAACACGCTCGTGTCCACCGCCCAGAACAACAACCTGGCGTGGCGCAACGTGAACGTCGTGAACCTGTCGCCGCTGCGCCCGGCCGCGTCGTTCGACTTCCGCGTCCTCAACGTGCTGGCGGAGCGCTCGTCGCGTCTGGAATTGGAGGTCCGTCCGGCGGCCGGCCAGGCCTCCTTCATCGAGCGCGGCCAGATGCTGCTCAAGCTGGACGAGGCGCTGTGGGCGAAGTGGAGCCGCCGCGGCACGGGCTTCGAAATCGTGGGGGAGGGGCTCGTGCGCATCACCGATTTGGAAGGCGCACGGCTCACGGACCTGGTGCTGGCGCCGGGGGCGGAGGCGCACGCCACCGTCACATTCCAAGCCGACGTGGGCGACCAGACGGAGACCTTCGAGATGCAGGTCGTCCAGCACTCGGAGTCGGAGGCCACCGGTGACAAGGTCGTCGAGCAGGGCGGCGTGAGCTACGCCATCACCCTGGGCCGGGACGTGAAGAAGTAGCCCGGAAAAGGAAGAGCCTGGCAACCCGTACTGGATTGCCAGGCTCTTTCACTGTGGAGGCGGAGGGAATCGAACCCACGGCCAGCGTTGCGAAAACCCAAGCAGAATCGCGCCCTTACCTCGCAAACGCCCGGAACCATTCGGATTCGATTTCCCTCCGCATCCCGCCCTGTCCCGGCTCGTCCCAGCACATTCCGCAGGCTCCTGCGACATACGTGCAACATGGCGCCAGCCCCCGAGCAGTGAGGGCCGGCACCGGGCGCCGTCCTAGTTCGTGCTGAACTCGTCCTGTGATGCCGCGAAGCTCCGGGGCGTGCGAATGCCCAGCTCGTTCAGTGCCTCACCCGCCCGCCTCATCAGCGAGTGCAGCTCGGCTTCCGCTTCGTCGGGGCCGTAGACCTTACCTTCCCCCAGCCATCGGCGAAGGTCTGCCGCCAGCTCGCGCGCCGTCTGGTAACGGTCGGCCGACGACCTTTGGAGAAGCCGGCTCAACGTCACGCGAAGCCCCTGCGGAAGAGGCTCCGTCAACGCCTCCAGGTCCGCCTGTGTGTAGGTCGCCGCACGCCAGATCGCGTCTTCGACCACGGCTTCACTTCCCGCCAGCCGGGCCCGCCTGATGGCACGCTCGCGACGCGCACGATCAAAGAGTGCTCCACTTGCCGCGCCTGGCGCTGCACCGCGCCCGGGTGCCCGACTCACAGCTGCGCGACGGGGGTGTCGCCTTGAGCCGCTGCCGCCTGCCGGCCGTGCGCTGCGAGCACTGCGGGGCCACCCGCTTGGGCGACGCCATCCCCAGGACGGCAGGCTGTCGCCCCACGCGCCGCGCGTCGCCTCTGAGTCCGTGCGCGTGAAGTACTCCAGTCCCTGGCCCACCTGCCGCCACGGGGTCGCGTCGCTGGCCGACTGCGTGGACCGGCCCGTCCCGCCCGCCTGTCGCCCGCAACTCACCTTGGACACGACACCATGAGCACCTGCCCCACGCATCCCGCTCGCCCACGCCGCCGTCCCGTGCCTCCTCCACCTCCGGAGGTGCCCGCCGACGAGCCTGTGCCGGAGGGCATGGTGCGTCTGCTGTCGGGGCAGCTCGTCACCGAGGAGGACGCGAGCCAGGTGATTCCCGGCCAACTGCCGCCCGAGGCGCGCTGGCCAACGCCCACGGACGTTGTTCCCGACATCGGCCTCCAGCCTCCTGAGGACGGATGTCCTCACGCTGACGAACTGGAGCACGTGCGCGCCGAACTCGCGTCCTTCCCGCCCACCTGATGGAAAGCCCAGGTTACGAGGCCGGAGCAGTCGAAGAGCCGCGGGCCGTCCTTCGCTGCGGGTTGCCCCTTCGCGCCCCACCT
This genomic stretch from Corallococcus caeni harbors:
- a CDS encoding imm11 family protein gives rise to the protein MKLPVDVPGRALDFSQAAFAAPVVHARVASALTELAPEEVQTLPVEIQGHPEPFFILVATQLIQCIDERASRHVRKWTPEDGRPEKLGRYRDVRGMRIDPAQVGGAKIFRPRGWAIALIVRDDVKEALERMEATGTEFEEV
- a CDS encoding NlpC/P60 family protein yields the protein MPIITLQRAAFLALVLAQMHSPYRWGAKGQPAAKDGPRLFDCSGLVTWAFHQVGGKDASSARTCSSSSA
- a CDS encoding imm11 family protein; its protein translation is MERRFFSLTIDVYVKGRWYLGDPTDTQGNEIDDIWQFRRGRPIELREKLCVPVYRSGAPLDVDFAGVGLTPIVGTRAASVFREMASDDVQLFPVEVVGEARPFHLLNVQREIRCVDDAACRSVQYFTVDDVMPEKAGQYRSVMGLRIDKSKVGSARVFRLWGYSIPIIVDGEIKDALEASGTLGGKFEEV
- a CDS encoding AHH domain-containing protein; this translates as MRAFVIAVLMLLTAGCATTRVVNLNTGYGKTISYTPLESDPVEIGRDAFKQAVTQLVLDMKLDVAFKEVEWDDRRSLLASNGGVVDGAQGRAVPSAYERICQRQDDPNGCMGMLAGGLTFGPMERRMMALYFALDTVWEGVEDAIRDMVNGAALRAMVTTMIGTALVMLVAPEPITKVIAVALTASLIAYLGTGPVWNLGRGFLRLMDESRDAANVSELERAGHRFGKILGDNGARVLVIVALSALGGKNAMAAQGPRMPGFAQAAVRAEAEGGFVLAGALSGGVQAISVSSAGVLNISLAPTAVAAVAMGPGAGVGARPAVGTGGGIQGDPDGDVHHICTDKNEVSTASGGPWTPLFERVFKRADMKLDDPTNQVRIRGHRGPHPREYHQEVFNRVNLATQDCKGVAQCRIALVAELAKIARDLVSEGSDLRKLIAGAARE